In the genome of Bradyrhizobium sp. CB3481, the window CCGAGGGCGCGGACGGCCGAGAAGATCGACTGGATCTTCGGCCAGCCGGTGCCGCCTTGTTCGAGCACGACCGTTTGCGTGAAATTCATGGAATCGGCAAAGGCCTGCCAGATGCCGCTGCCGAGCATCGCGAAGCTGATCCCGACCAGCGCAGCCACTGTCAAGGTCGCAGCGCCGATGGTGCGCCAGCGCCCGCCCGCCAGAAGCGCGATCGGAATCAGCACGCCGAATTGCGGCTTGTAGGCGAGCAGGCCGATCAATACGCCGGCAAGCCACGGCCGCCGGTCGAGCCAGTGCAGTGCGCCGCCGAGCAGCGCTGCGGTGAGAAACCCGTTCTGGCCGTGGCCGACATTGACCAGCACGGCAGGGAAGGCGGTGGCAGCCAGCAAGGTTTCGCGGCGTGGCAGGATGGCGCGGATCGCCGCGAGGTAGGCGGCAAAGCTTGCGACCAGCCAGAGCGCGAGACCCGCAGCATAGGGCATTGCTGCGACGAGAAATGCGATCGCAAGGAAGAACGGCGGATAGTGCCAGCCATAGAGCGGCACCTCGCGGCCGTCGAACACGGCCTTCTCCGCCGCATGCTGAAGCACAGGCGAATAGGCGTCAGCGGCGCGTCCCTGCCAGGTCAGCGATCCTGCCGCATAGACGTTGGAAAAATCGGTGCCGATCGGCTGGCCGGTGCGGTCGATCAGGCCGTCGGAAACAACGATCCATCCGGCGAAGACCAGGACCGACAGGGCGAGCAGGATCAGGCAGTAGCCGCGCATGCGCGACGCCGTCAACCAATCGCCGGATCGCA includes:
- a CDS encoding glycosyltransferase family 87 protein — protein: MTNIWQGLRSGDWLTASRMRGYCLILLALSVLVFAGWIVVSDGLIDRTGQPIGTDFSNVYAAGSLTWQGRAADAYSPVLQHAAEKAVFDGREVPLYGWHYPPFFLAIAFLVAAMPYAAGLALWLVASFAAYLAAIRAILPRRETLLAATAFPAVLVNVGHGQNGFLTAALLGGALHWLDRRPWLAGVLIGLLAYKPQFGVLIPIALLAGGRWRTIGAATLTVAALVGISFAMLGSGIWQAFADSMNFTQTVVLEQGGTGWPKIQSIFSAVRALGANVPTAYTAQGSLLALLAASLAWLWRSDAAFELKAAALALASLLATPYVLDYDFVVLAVAIAFFARHALTHGFRDFEISLLAAAWIVPLLSRSIAGISYIPLGLLVELAFYALILRRAALDRASHAPGAIRVAQA